TTCGGGCGGGTGTAGATTCGCACGGAAACAGGCTCGTCGCTGTAGAGCATGGCGTTGTCGATCACATTGCGCAGCATCTCCCGCAAGGACACATGGTCGCCCAGGATTTGTGCTCGTCGAGCCGAGGGCGTGAGGTGAATGTACAGCCGGTGGGCCCGGTCGGGATCGACCCGGCCCTGGATTTCCTGAATCAACGGGGCCACATCTAAAGGCCGCATGGTGCTGCGGTCCAGGCGGTGGCTGACGGTGGCGTCCATCAGTAACTGGTTCAACAGATGGGTGGCATGCGTAGTGTTGTTCAGAATCCGTCGCAGGCGTGGCCTTAGGGTGTCAGAGCCGGGCTCATCCATCGCGAGCTGGGTTTGCAGATGGACTGCCGCCAAGGGAGTGCGAATCTGATGGGCCGCATCGGCCACCAGATTGTTCAGAGTACCAACCGCTGTTTGCAGGCGCTGCATGAAGGCATTGAGGGTATCGACCAGACGGCGAATCTCTTTGGGTACCGGCGTGTCGATGGGCTGCAAATTGTCGTGGGAGCGTTCTCGCAGTGCTGTTTCCAATTCGGCCAAGGGGGCGAACGCACGCCGAATCCCCAGGCTGGTAATCATCAGGGCCAGCAACATCAGACCGGTCAGGGACAGGGTGCTGCGACCCAGCAACTCATCGGCCAGCGCTTGTCGGGTGCCCAGGGTTTCAGCAACGCGGATGGTGATCCAGCCACGGCCCAGTGAATGCTGGCCTGTCAGCAAGCGTCCGATCGTGGCGACACGCACGGCAGTGCCGTGATAGGAAATGGTGTCGTAGCGCGGTTCGGAACTGGTGGCCGGCGGCAGGGTGTCTCCCAAGTCTGGATAGCCGGAAATCAGGCTATTGGCCGAGCGTACGCTGTAAAAAATATGTTCCTGTTCGGACAGCATGGCCATCGCCGAATAGGGCAGCTCCAGGGAAAGTTCACCCTCGTCAATTTGAATGGCATTGGCAATAGTCAGGGCGGCGGCGTTCAGGAGCCTGTCATAGGCGGAGTCGGCGGCACGCTGGGCATATTGTCGCGATGCCAGACCCAATGCCAGTAAGGCAGCGGCCAGCAAGCATACGGCCAGCGCCAGTACACGCTGCTGGATAGACAGGGTGCGGCGCATCAGCGGGCATCACCCAAGCTTGCCATATAACCGGTGCCCCGCACCGTGTCGATGCGAATGGCACTATCGCTAAGCTTGCGCCGCAGACGAGAGACATGCAGCTCCACGGCATTGGGGCTGGAGTCTTCATCGAAGTTGAACAGCTGCATCATCAACCGTTCCTTGGTGACCACTTGTCCGGCACGACTCAGGAGCAACTCCAGCAAGCAGAATTCGCGCTGGCCAAATTCCACGGTCTGATCCCGGCTATTGATGCGTCGGGCGGCGATGTCAATGCTGACGTGTCCCAACTGCCAGATTTCCGCTTGGGTGGTGGCGGGCCGCCGCATCAGGGCACGCAGCCGTGCTTCCAGCTCGCGCAGATCGAAAGGTTTGACCAGATAATCGTCTGCTCCCAGGTCCAGCATGGACACACGATCTTCGATTTCTGAACGAGCCGTCATGACCAGCACGGGCAGGCTGGGTGTTTGCTGGCGCAGATGCCGCAAAATGCTGAAACCGTCCTGATCGGGCAGCATGATGTCCAAAAGCAGGACGTCCCAGTTATCCATTTCCAGATAGCGTAGGGCCAGCTCGCCAGTGTTGACCCACTCCACGCTATGACCGCCCGCGCTGAGCCGGCTGGCGATGGCTTCTCCCAAATCCTCATTGTCTTCGACCATGAGTAATCGCATATTGCCTCCATCCAATGGGCTCCTGTTCGTCGAGAAGCCTCTTTATTTATTTTTTTATTCTATCTCATGGAACTAAGGCTTCTAGTCCAGCCGAAAATGCGCGCCCAGACTGTGAGGGCGGGCCAGAGCCGCGTGGGCCAGCAACCAGGCGGTGTCCAGGTGCAGACTGCCAATGCGATGATCGACCGTGTCGGGCAGGCGGCGACTTTGCTCTCGCCAGTCGCTCAGGGTGTGGATGGCGTGCGCCAGACCAGCTCTATTGCGAAGCAGACCGACATGCTCTTGCATCAGGTTTTGCAAGGCAGGCAGGGTGGGGAACGGGGGTGTGGGTGGGCGATGCAGTGTTCCCTTGTCTTTGCAGGTAATGTTGTTGTTGTTGTTGTTGTTGTTGTCGCGTGCGGGCGCAGGGGTGTGCGGTGATCCTGCGAAGGTCGGTGCCGTTTTTGATCTTTCGTCCTCGGGAGTCAGGGCGGAACAATGAGCGGCCCGGCTCCCTTCGATGGCCTGCGCTGCTGCCCGCCCCATGACCACGCACTCCAGCAGCGAGTTGCTGGCCAAGCGGTTCGCCCCGTGCAAACCGGTGCAGGCCACTTCCCCTATCGCATACAGACCCGGAACGCTCGTGCGACCGAACAGGTCGGTTTGAATCCCTCCACAGCTGTAATGCGCTGCCGGCGCGACAGGTATCCAGTCCTGGCGTAAATCCAGGCCGCGGCGTAAACCTTCTTCCAAGGCCCGTGGGAAATGCCGCTGCAACGTATCGGCACCCAGATGGCGCACATCCAGCCAGACGTGTGCACGGTCCTCTTGTTTCATTTGTGCTGCAATGGCTCGCGACACAATATCGCGGGGGGCCAGTTCGGCGCGGGAATCATAGTCCGGCATGAAGCGACGACCATGTGCATCCAGTAAATGGCCACCTTCACCCCGCAAGGCTTCGGTAAGCAGAAACGTCGGCCCTTGTGTGTACAGGCAGGTGGGATGGAACTGCACGAACTCCAGATCGCGGATTGCTGCGCCTATGCGCCAGGCCAAAGCCACGCCTTCACCTTTGGCGGTGTCGGGATTGGTGCTGTGGGCATACAGACTGCCGAGCCCGCCCGTGGCCAGCACCACATGGTCCGCTAGAATCGTTTCATGACGATGGGTTTGTTTGTCGTAAATATCAACCCCCGCTACACGACCGTGTTCATTCCGGCGCAAGGCCAATGCCAGGCAGTTTGTGCGTTGGAGCAGTTGTGTGGCTTGTTGTAGCTGGGGGTACAAGGCCTGCATGATGGCGTACCCACTGGCATCCGCCGCGTGCACGATACGTCGCTGGCTGTGCCCCCCTTCGCGGGTCAGGTGCAGTTGCCCGTCTGGTGTTCTGTCCAAAGGCACCTGGCGCTCCAGCAGCCACTGCACCGCTTGTGGCGCGGCTTGTAAGATGTTGCGCACAGCATCCGCATCGGAATGGTGGGCACCTGCCTGCAGGGTGTCCTCGATATGCAGCTCCACACTGTCCTGGGCGCTGAGTACGGCAGCCAGCCCCCCCAGCGCCATCGTGCTTGCGCTACACGGAGCCGCGCCACTGCTCAGCAACGTTGCCTTCATGGAGGCAGGCAGAGACAGAGCCAGACTGGCGCCAGCCAGGCCCGCCCCAATAATCAATACATCCGTCTTTGTGCTAAGGCGCGGCATCAGGCGGCCCCTACGTGCAGAAACTGCTGGCTGTGTTGGGCGAGATCAGCTCCTACACGCAGTGTTCTCTGATGAGCAGCTGCAAAGTCCATCATCCTTTGCAGGGAGCGTCGTGCGCCTTGCTGTAATGCGGGCTCGATTTGTATACCCGGGCCCGGCTCGCTCAAGCGTTGTTGCAGCGCTTGCAAACTGTTCAGCGCCATCCAGGGGCAATAGGCGCAGCTTTTGCAGGTGGCGCTTTCGCCTGCTGTAGGGGCGGCCAAAAAGGTTTTGCCTGGGGCCTGTTGACGCATGGCATGCAAAATGCCCTGATCGGTCGCCACGATAAAGGTGTCGGCAGGGTGGTTGACAGCGGCGCGCAGCAGTTGTGTGGTGGAACCAACCACATCGGCCAAGGCCACCACCGCAGCTGGCGATTCTGGATGGACCAGTACCTGAGCATGCGGATGCTCATTCATCAACGCTTTTAAGCCGTCGGCCTTGAACTCGTCGTGAACCAGACAGGAGCCTTGCCAGAGCAGCATGTCCGCTCCGGTCTGCTTCTGGATGTACGCACCTAAATGACGATCGGGCGCCCACACTATTTTTTTCCCTTGCGCATGCAGATGGCGCACGATGTCCAGTGCGATCGAGGACGTGACCACCCAGTCTGCCTGAGCTTTCACCGCCGCGCTGGTATTGGCATAGACAACCACCTCCCGGTCCGGGTGAGCGGCGCAAAACTGTTTGAAGTCTTGCGGGGCGCAGCCCAGATCCAGTGAGCAGGTGGCTTGATCGTGGACGGCCAGGACCCGTTTTTCCGGACTCAGGATTTTGGCGGACTCTGCCATGAAACCCACACCGGCTACCAGGACCGTGCTGGCTTTGTGCTCTTGTCCAAAGCGAGCCATTTCCAAGGAGTCGCCCACGCAGCCCCCGGTCTCCAGCGCCAGATCCTGAATATCGGGATCGGTGTAGTAATGGGCCACCAGCACCGCATCCTGGGCCTTCAGCTCCGTGGCCAAGACTTGTTTCAAAGCCGCTTTATCGTTTTGTGACTTGATCGGGGATGGGACTTCATGCCAGCCAATCTGACGGTTTAAGGCATCCTGTGAATCGGGCTGACAGACATCAATAGGGAAACGCTGAGTCATGAGTGTCCTTGATGCTCAAATTGAGCATAAATGATTTAAAAAAATGGCCGCGGTGAAACATCGAGCGAAAAGGAAAATTGTTTTTTTTGTTATGCTTTTTTTGAGCATAATTAAAAAATCAATGCTTCGCAAGCACAAGGACAGATTCAGTCAGAAAAAGGAGACCCCGCGTCATGACATTGAAGCGGGGCCAAGTCCCTTACGGCGCCGGATTGGGCGTGTGGTGATGAATGGCGTTGATTTTGCTGATCAGTTCATCATTGAGCTGAACATCCACGCTGGCAATGTTTTCGCGCAATTGCTCCAGGGTGGTTGCACCAATCAAGTTGCTACTGGTAAAGGCTTGCTGGTTTACCCATGCCAAAGCCAGCTGAGTCGGTGTCAGACCATATTCACGGGCTAGTTCGTTGTAGGCCAACGCGGCCTCACGAGCCCGCGGCGCGTCATAACGCGTGAATCGGTTGTACCGTGTCAAGCGACCCTTCTCGGGGCGTGCGCCGTGATCATATTTGCCGGTTAGCACACCCATCGCCAAAGGCGAATAGGCCAGAAGCCCAAGTCCTTCATAGCGACAAAATTCGGACAGGCCCTCTTCAAACACCCGGTTCAGCAGGTTGTAGGGATTCTGGATGGTGGCAATCAGAGGCAGGGACTGGGTGCGCGCCAATTCCAGAAAGCGGGAAACCCCCCAGGGCGTTTCATTGGAAACACCGATATGCCGCACCTTGCCTTGACGTACAAAGTCGTCCAGTACCGCCAGAGTTTCTTCAATAGGGACGGTGTCTTCCTCTTTCCAGGGGTAACTGCGCTGCCCAAACGTAACCGTGCTACGGTCTGGCCAGTGCAACTGGTACAGATCCAGGTAGTCGGTTTGCAGTCTGCGCAGACTGTCATGCAGGGCTTGTTCCAGATTTTTGCGATCCAGGCTTGTGCTGCCATTACGGATGTGTCCGGGACGCTTGGGGTCGCGCTGCGGACCGGCAATTTTGCTGGCCAACACAATATCCTTGCGACGGCCCGTTTTCGCCAGCCAGGTACCAATATATTGCTCGGTCAAACCCTGTGTGGCTGCCATAGGAGGGACAGGGTACATTTCGGCGGTATCCACCAGATTTACCCCCAGCTCCAAGGCAAGGTCCAGTTGAGCGTGCGCCTCGGCCTCGCTGTTTTGTTCCCCGTACGTCATGGTGCCCAAACCAATCAGGCTGACGTCCAGATCTGTATTGCCCAGCTTGCGGTATTCCATCTACTTCGACTCCCGAAAACGCAGGGCCGGGCGGCCCTACAAATCGTGCATGGTAGCGTATTTACCAGACGCTATGCGGCTTCATCATGCTCGGGCAAGGCGGGCGGAGCGGGTAAGGGACGTTTGGGCAGCAGGGGCAAACCGTGCTTGGCCCGCAGACGTTGGCAGTCGACGTTGGGGCTGCCATCCAGTTCCCAGATCTGATAGTCGCGACAGGGGGTAGGGCGATCCGGGTAAATGGCGCAATGAATGCCTGGCTGACCCAAGGTGCCCCGCAAGGCAATGCAACGACCCTCACCTTGTTCTGTGCCTTTCATGCACGCGCGCAGCGGCCCGACCTGGGTGGTCAACTCGACCGGAACGGTCCCGCCCGTCTCGCCACTTAACTCGCCACTATAGAAGGAAACCCGAAAGTGTGAGCAGCACACCCCACAGCTCAAACAGGGGTTTTCGTCGAAAATCTCATCATTGGGGGGCGTATAAAGCACCGTTTCCAGCGTTGTTTCTTGAACGCCAGGCAAGTCAAGCAAAGTAGTGGGGGTAGGCGGGAGAGAAGAGCAAGTCATGTGCGTGGATGTCCCGTAGTAGCCGCAAATTCGGTTCAGATCAGATCGCGTATCTGCAGGCGTAAAGCATTTATTTTATTTTTGCGCGAAGAACTTGAATAGAAAAATCGTGTATGCCCCCAGGGGCGTGATGCTGAGGCGAGACAGAATTGATGTATCCATATGTATCTTGTGATGAGTTGAGCAGAAAACACCCAAAATTTTTTGGAACGATAGGTTTTCGTTTTATTCTAAGTAAAACAATGGCTTGGAGCTTATTCTGGGGATTTTGATGCGTTCGAGCGGATAGGTGGAGAAAAAAATAAGGGATTTTTTATGGAAAAACGCAAAATAGTGTTGACAGCCTCATAGGGAAGATCTATTATTTCATTTCTTCACCGCAGGCGGTTAGCTCAGTTGGTTAGAGCGCTACGTTGACATCGTAGAGGTCGCTGGTTCGAATCCAGTACTGCCTACCAGAATATATGCACACAGCTCCAAGCTGTGCCAAGAAAAGCCCCAAAGATCAATACTTTGGGGCTTTTTTGTTGCCCAGCGTTCCAAGCTGCGCCAAGCCCCGCCAAGGTATTTTGGTGGCATGAATGGGGGCACGGACGGAACGAATGGGGGCATGGCTATTTTGGCGCTTTCTCCAACTGCGCGTCCAGGTAATCCGACCACCATTGCATCAGGTCATGGCGCTCGGCCATGTACTGAGCATGGTTGTAGGCACGGCGCACCTTGTTGCGATCACGGTGTGCCAGCTGACGCTCAATCACCTCTGAGCGAAAACCGCTTTGCTCGTTCATGATGGTGGAAGCCAAGCCACGAAAGCCATGGCCCGTCTGCAGGCCGCCAAATCCCATAATCTTTAAAGCCCGGTTCATCGTCTCGCTGCTGATAGGCGTAGAGCGAGGATTGTGCACACCCGGAAAGAGAAACGCATGCCGGCCGGATAGGCTGTACAGCGAATCAAGAATTTGTAGGCTTTGGCGGGACAGGGGCACCAGGTGATCCGCGGCGCTTTGTTTTTGAATCAGCCGGCCTTTCATGCGCTCGGCGGGGATGGTCCATAAGGCGTTGGCCATATCGAATTCTTCCCAGCGCGCCCATTGCCGCTCGCTCGTGGGTGGGGTGGGGCTGTAATTAAATGAGGGAGCAGCGGGTGGGCTTCGCAATATAGGCGCTGTTACGCTCAGCCACAGCCCGTGTGCGCATGGACTGTGCACTGCAAGCGCTGTCATGCATAACCCCGTGAGGTTTGCGCCGCGTCAGGCTCCATTGAAAGGCAAGAGGCTTAGCCTGTGCCTGTCGCTGCATCTACGCGTAGGCCGTGACCGCCATGTCCGGGGATCTAATCCTATCGTTCGCGGTACTCTCGTTGCTCATGACAAGGCAGTTTTGATATTGAAATGCTTGAGGGAGTGGGAAGGCGGTGGCTGCAGAGCCAAGATTGAACGCGGTTTGGCTATTTAGTTTGTAACAGCGCTATCTATATCTCTGAATAAGGTCCATAGTGTGTTCAGGGAGATTTTTCCCTTGAACAATTAGGACATACATTGAAAACAGAAATTGGTATCGTGAAGTGGTTCAACAACGAAAAAGGCTTCGGCTTCATCGCACCGGAAAGTGGCGGTAAAGACCTCTTCGCACACCACAGTGAAATTCAGGGTACTGGGTTTAAATCTCTCGAAGAGAATCAGCGAGTTTCTTTCGTTGCAGGCGCTGGCCAAAAAGGCCCTTGCGCTACCCAGATCCAAATCGTTTGATCCCCTGCTTGCCTTCTTAGGCAAGTGTTGAGTTGATCGGTTAAGGCCGGACCCTTTGAAACATTGGGTTCGGCCTTTTCGTATGCAAGTGCCCCTTGCCCTCATCCAGGCATGGTCCGCGACGATGCATCGGCGTCCCTGACCCTCTGTCAATGAGGGTGTTTCTGGCAGAGACGACGCTGTGAGCATGATAGGGAAGGGCATGACAAGCTGGTTCTCAACCTCCATCCATACACGCCTCTTGTTGAAATAGACGCGCTGTTGGTAGCTTCAACGCCTAGCGTTGAGAATAAGGTAACGGCGCAGTGGTTGGTGATAGAATCGCGCATTTAATAATGTCAAATAGTCAAATAATGAGAAAATAAATGCACTAACACTAGGTGCCATCGCTTGTAGCATGTTGATCGGTAGCGCCCACGCTCAGACGAGGGTGTCCTGTGAGCAGGAAGTGAGAGAGGTCAACCAGTTTCTCTCAGAGCAAGGGATGCCGGTCATCAATGACGTGAAGGCGCTTGTCCATGTGCTTCGCCAAATAAAGCAGTACGAAAGGCTTCCTCCTCAGTACCTGACAAGTAACGAAGCAAGGAGACTGGGGTGGTCTGGGAAGGCTTCAGACAGTCTGTGGGGGCTTAGGGCAACCAATCAGAAATTGATAGGAGGGGACGCTTTCAGAGGCCCAGGCTTGCCCGCTAATGTGCAGTGGCTCAGTGCTGACCTGGATGTGTCGCGAGGCTATCGCGGTAATAAGCGCTTGATTTACAGTCCCGAAAGCCCGATAAGCTTTATCAGCGTTGATAACTATCGGAATTTTGTTGAGTTATCTCCCTGTCATTAAAGCGATTGTGTTTGTCAGGTTGCTATGAGGGGCCTTGTAGGACAAGCGTGGCGCTGATCATTATCAGCGTCGAAGCAGAGCTACCCATGGGGAGCCGCTTGGGTAGGCCAGCGCTTCGTACAAGCGCCTGATCATCAGGGAGTGGTTGGCTGGAGTTGGCTTTACATCACCACGTATTGGGATATGGCCAGGAAATGTGCTGCACTGCCCGCCAGTACAAATAAATGCCAAATGCCGTGCCAATGTCGGAAGCGCTCGTCAAACACGAAAAAAACAATGCCGGCAGTATAAATTGCCCCTCCTGCCGCCAACCAGGAAAAGCCCTGTGAGCCCAGACTGGATGCCAGGGGCTCCAGCGCCAGCAAGACAATCCAGCCCATAAGAGCATAAATGACCAGCGACAAGACGCGTGCTGGCGAACGTGGACGGATATCCTGAAGGATACCGATGAGAGCCAGACCCCAGACCACGCCGAACAGACTCCATCCCCAAGGTCCTCGCAGCGTTACCAGGCAAAAGGGGGTATAACTTCCCGCAATCAGCAAATAGATGGAAAAGTGGTCCATCTTGCGAAATACGCGTTTGGCTCGTCCCTGGAAGCAGTGGTACAGCGTGGAGATCAGGTAAAGCAGGACAAGCGTAGTGCCATAGATGGCTGTGCTGGTAATGCGCCAAGGGTCGCCCGTAAAGCTTGCCATGACCAGCAGCCAGGAGACACCGCCGATGGCCAGAACCGCGCCGATCAAATGTGACCAGGCATTGAATCGTTCACCGTAATACATGATTCCCTCTTCTCTCCGAACACAGGGCAGGCACAATGGAAGACTGTTGCCGAAAGGGAAAAGCTTAGTGCATCGCTTCGAAGCCCGTATTGGTGTTGATCAAGTCCGCGCAATACCTGGGGCATGAACCGCCGTGTTTTTTAATTTCTTGCCGTACGGCGCCGTTTTTGGCGATCGTGCTGTTTTTGTGTTGGCTCCAAGCTTATTCCCTTACGGAAATGGGGCTCGTGCGGTGTCCGCATACTCCGTCAGGTTCAAAGTGGACGCCGTGTCTCCTAGCCTAGCGCTGTGGCCTGTTTGGCTAACCCGACAAGGCGATGCTGTCAGGTAAACCCCAATG
This genomic interval from Alcaligenes ammonioxydans contains the following:
- the trhA gene encoding PAQR family membrane homeostasis protein TrhA; its protein translation is MYYGERFNAWSHLIGAVLAIGGVSWLLVMASFTGDPWRITSTAIYGTTLVLLYLISTLYHCFQGRAKRVFRKMDHFSIYLLIAGSYTPFCLVTLRGPWGWSLFGVVWGLALIGILQDIRPRSPARVLSLVIYALMGWIVLLALEPLASSLGSQGFSWLAAGGAIYTAGIVFFVFDERFRHWHGIWHLFVLAGSAAHFLAISQYVVM
- a CDS encoding NADP(H)-dependent aldo-keto reductase produces the protein MEYRKLGNTDLDVSLIGLGTMTYGEQNSEAEAHAQLDLALELGVNLVDTAEMYPVPPMAATQGLTEQYIGTWLAKTGRRKDIVLASKIAGPQRDPKRPGHIRNGSTSLDRKNLEQALHDSLRRLQTDYLDLYQLHWPDRSTVTFGQRSYPWKEEDTVPIEETLAVLDDFVRQGKVRHIGVSNETPWGVSRFLELARTQSLPLIATIQNPYNLLNRVFEEGLSEFCRYEGLGLLAYSPLAMGVLTGKYDHGARPEKGRLTRYNRFTRYDAPRAREAALAYNELAREYGLTPTQLALAWVNQQAFTSSNLIGATTLEQLRENIASVDVQLNDELISKINAIHHHTPNPAP
- the nadB gene encoding L-aspartate oxidase, giving the protein MPRLSTKTDVLIIGAGLAGASLALSLPASMKATLLSSGAAPCSASTMALGGLAAVLSAQDSVELHIEDTLQAGAHHSDADAVRNILQAAPQAVQWLLERQVPLDRTPDGQLHLTREGGHSQRRIVHAADASGYAIMQALYPQLQQATQLLQRTNCLALALRRNEHGRVAGVDIYDKQTHRHETILADHVVLATGGLGSLYAHSTNPDTAKGEGVALAWRIGAAIRDLEFVQFHPTCLYTQGPTFLLTEALRGEGGHLLDAHGRRFMPDYDSRAELAPRDIVSRAIAAQMKQEDRAHVWLDVRHLGADTLQRHFPRALEEGLRRGLDLRQDWIPVAPAAHYSCGGIQTDLFGRTSVPGLYAIGEVACTGLHGANRLASNSLLECVVMGRAAAQAIEGSRAAHCSALTPEDERSKTAPTFAGSPHTPAPARDNNNNNNNNITCKDKGTLHRPPTPPFPTLPALQNLMQEHVGLLRNRAGLAHAIHTLSDWREQSRRLPDTVDHRIGSLHLDTAWLLAHAALARPHSLGAHFRLD
- a CDS encoding cold-shock protein, with the translated sequence MKTEIGIVKWFNNEKGFGFIAPESGGKDLFAHHSEIQGTGFKSLEENQRVSFVAGAGQKGPCATQIQIV
- a CDS encoding tyrosine-type recombinase/integrase, with product MTALAVHSPCAHGLWLSVTAPILRSPPAAPSFNYSPTPPTSERQWARWEEFDMANALWTIPAERMKGRLIQKQSAADHLVPLSRQSLQILDSLYSLSGRHAFLFPGVHNPRSTPISSETMNRALKIMGFGGLQTGHGFRGLASTIMNEQSGFRSEVIERQLAHRDRNKVRRAYNHAQYMAERHDLMQWWSDYLDAQLEKAPK
- a CDS encoding YkgJ family cysteine cluster protein, translated to MTCSSLPPTPTTLLDLPGVQETTLETVLYTPPNDEIFDENPCLSCGVCCSHFRVSFYSGELSGETGGTVPVELTTQVGPLRACMKGTEQGEGRCIALRGTLGQPGIHCAIYPDRPTPCRDYQIWELDGSPNVDCQRLRAKHGLPLLPKRPLPAPPALPEHDEAA
- a CDS encoding response regulator transcription factor, which codes for MRLLMVEDNEDLGEAIASRLSAGGHSVEWVNTGELALRYLEMDNWDVLLLDIMLPDQDGFSILRHLRQQTPSLPVLVMTARSEIEDRVSMLDLGADDYLVKPFDLRELEARLRALMRRPATTQAEIWQLGHVSIDIAARRINSRDQTVEFGQREFCLLELLLSRAGQVVTKERLMMQLFNFDEDSSPNAVELHVSRLRRKLSDSAIRIDTVRGTGYMASLGDAR
- the nadA gene encoding quinolinate synthase NadA; its protein translation is MTQRFPIDVCQPDSQDALNRQIGWHEVPSPIKSQNDKAALKQVLATELKAQDAVLVAHYYTDPDIQDLALETGGCVGDSLEMARFGQEHKASTVLVAGVGFMAESAKILSPEKRVLAVHDQATCSLDLGCAPQDFKQFCAAHPDREVVVYANTSAAVKAQADWVVTSSIALDIVRHLHAQGKKIVWAPDRHLGAYIQKQTGADMLLWQGSCLVHDEFKADGLKALMNEHPHAQVLVHPESPAAVVALADVVGSTTQLLRAAVNHPADTFIVATDQGILHAMRQQAPGKTFLAAPTAGESATCKSCAYCPWMALNSLQALQQRLSEPGPGIQIEPALQQGARRSLQRMMDFAAAHQRTLRVGADLAQHSQQFLHVGAA